The following proteins are co-located in the Candidatus Deferrimicrobiaceae bacterium genome:
- a CDS encoding methionine aminotransferase, which yields MTVPTLRSRLPEVGTSIFAVMSRLAQEQGAINLSQGFPDFDVPEPLIALVGRAMRDGHNQYAPMPGCLPLRKAIAETASACYGRPIDPEGEVTVTAGATEALYSSIAALIAPGDEAILFDPVYDLYDPAIRLNGGVPIHLPLRPPAFQVDWNEVRRRITPRTKLIVVNNPHNPTGTVLGESDLEALEAIARRHGLFVLSDEVYERIVFDGVPHRSVLARPGLASRSVAVFSFGKTFHATGWKIGYAIAPEAIMQEIRKVHQFVTYCVNTPFQIALAGYLSDPSNVSGLAAFYQRKRDRFLSLLGGSSFEPYPCAGTYFQLVSYRRLSDRPDTEVAEWLTRVHKVAAIPLSPFYGDGTDPKLLRFCFAKKEETLERAGEILAGL from the coding sequence ATGACCGTCCCGACGCTCAGGTCCCGCCTTCCGGAGGTCGGCACCTCGATCTTCGCCGTCATGTCGCGGCTGGCGCAGGAGCAAGGCGCCATCAACCTTTCGCAGGGCTTTCCCGATTTCGACGTGCCCGAGCCGTTGATCGCGCTCGTGGGCCGCGCCATGCGGGACGGGCACAACCAGTATGCCCCGATGCCGGGCTGCCTCCCGCTGCGGAAAGCCATCGCGGAGACGGCGTCCGCATGCTACGGGCGGCCCATCGATCCCGAGGGCGAGGTCACGGTGACCGCCGGCGCGACCGAGGCGCTCTACTCGTCGATTGCCGCGCTCATCGCCCCGGGCGACGAGGCGATCCTCTTCGACCCCGTGTACGACCTGTACGACCCCGCCATACGGCTCAACGGCGGCGTCCCGATCCATCTTCCCCTGCGTCCTCCCGCATTCCAGGTCGATTGGAACGAAGTCCGCCGGCGGATCACCCCCCGCACCAAGCTGATCGTCGTCAACAACCCGCACAACCCCACCGGCACCGTGCTGGGCGAGAGCGACCTCGAGGCGCTCGAGGCGATCGCGCGCCGGCACGGGCTTTTCGTGTTGAGCGACGAGGTGTACGAGCGGATCGTATTCGACGGGGTTCCCCATCGCAGCGTCCTGGCGCGCCCGGGTCTCGCCTCCCGAAGCGTCGCGGTCTTCTCGTTCGGGAAGACGTTCCATGCGACCGGCTGGAAGATCGGTTATGCGATCGCTCCCGAGGCGATCATGCAGGAGATCCGGAAGGTCCACCAGTTCGTCACCTACTGCGTCAACACCCCGTTCCAGATCGCGTTGGCCGGGTACTTGTCCGATCCGTCGAACGTCTCCGGCCTGGCCGCGTTCTACCAGCGGAAGCGCGACCGCTTTCTGTCGCTACTCGGCGGATCCTCGTTCGAGCCTTATCCCTGCGCGGGAACCTATTTCCAGCTCGTCTCCTATCGCCGGCTTTCCGACCGGCCCGACACCGAGGTGGCCGAGTGGCTCACGCGGGTCCACAAAGTGGCGGCGATCCCGCTGTCTCCCTTCTACGGCGACGGGACCGACCCGAAGCTGCTCCGGTTCTGTTTCGCGAAGAAAGAGGAAACGCTGGAGCGGGCAGGAGAGATCCTGGCGGGACTTTAA
- a CDS encoding flavin reductase family protein, whose protein sequence is MKQSVGAKTLAMPAPVWMVGTYDAAGKPNIMTIAWGGICNSQPVSVNVSLRKATYSYEAILARKAFTVSIPSEAQAAEVDYVGTVSGRDVDKFAATGLTPVRSEIVDAPYVAEAPIVIECRLVHHADLGLHTLFVGGILDVKADVAVIGEKGYPDISKVKPIVFDTGLRRYFGVGGFLANAWEVGKKFGQ, encoded by the coding sequence ATGAAGCAATCCGTGGGGGCGAAAACGCTGGCGATGCCGGCGCCGGTGTGGATGGTCGGCACTTACGATGCCGCGGGGAAGCCGAACATCATGACGATCGCCTGGGGCGGGATCTGCAATTCCCAGCCGGTAAGCGTGAACGTGTCGCTGCGCAAAGCGACCTACAGTTACGAGGCGATCCTGGCGCGCAAGGCATTCACCGTGAGCATCCCGTCGGAGGCGCAGGCCGCCGAGGTCGATTACGTCGGAACCGTCTCGGGGCGGGACGTCGACAAGTTCGCGGCGACAGGGCTCACCCCGGTGCGCAGCGAGATCGTCGATGCGCCGTACGTCGCCGAAGCGCCGATCGTCATCGAGTGCCGCCTGGTGCATCACGCCGATTTAGGGCTGCACACGCTGTTCGTCGGCGGGATTCTCGATGTGAAGGCCGATGTCGCGGTGATCGGGGAGAAGGGGTATCCCGACATCTCGAAGGTGAAACCGATCGTGTTCGACACTGGGCTCCGGCGTTATTTCGGGGTCGGCGGCTTCCTCGCCAACGCGTGGGAGGTCGGGAAGAAGTTCGGGCAATGA
- a CDS encoding YtxH domain-containing protein — MEDRENRIGTGAALLLTGALIGAGVALLLAPQSGRATRNDISRIARRARRKANRAIEDLAGNVSELVAQVGEKAEEILDKGKDLTHDTKKELLSVLESGRDRLEAQRARLLKKVG; from the coding sequence ATGGAAGATCGCGAGAACAGGATCGGAACCGGCGCAGCACTGCTTCTGACCGGAGCGCTCATCGGGGCGGGAGTCGCTCTCTTGCTCGCCCCCCAGTCGGGCCGGGCGACGCGGAACGACATCTCCCGCATTGCCCGGCGGGCTCGCCGGAAGGCCAACCGGGCGATCGAGGACCTCGCCGGCAACGTCTCGGAACTGGTCGCCCAGGTCGGCGAGAAGGCCGAAGAGATCCTCGACAAGGGCAAGGACCTCACCCACGACACGAAGAAGGAACTTCTCTCTGTCCTGGAATCGGGTCGGGACCGGCTCGAGGCGCAGCGGGCTAGGCTCCTCAAGAAGGTCGGCTGA
- the extS gene encoding selenite/tellurite reduction operon c-type cytochrome lipoprotein ExtS, translating to MGFAVLKRTAPLLAFLLAMLVPRASDASQPVGKVHCLGCHPVHHAEVCGCVSCHRGNPSTDRKTLAHGGFLSAAYARFTLPGNAATARGRDLMTRSGCRRCHVSGGEGSRLGSDLDAAFGSRPARLQDAIRLPAVYMPDFRFDEEAVHALVNAIYGNGMAGQVSPKNAREIPFKVHFRDRGDRLGGPPFVRYCGGCHRAISREGVGMGTGAIGPNLSGLFTKYTPGNPDAKNRWTPKTLIRWVANPRGFRPRALMPPLRIEEKALPALVESLQTPLRGPGQAR from the coding sequence ATGGGTTTCGCCGTTCTGAAGCGAACCGCACCGCTGCTTGCGTTCCTGCTCGCCATGCTCGTGCCCCGGGCATCGGATGCGTCGCAGCCAGTCGGAAAAGTGCACTGCCTGGGGTGCCATCCGGTCCATCACGCGGAGGTCTGCGGTTGTGTTTCCTGTCACAGGGGAAATCCGTCGACCGATCGCAAGACCTTGGCGCACGGCGGCTTCCTGTCCGCCGCGTATGCCCGCTTCACGCTTCCCGGAAATGCGGCAACCGCGCGAGGGCGGGACTTGATGACCCGTTCCGGCTGCCGGCGCTGCCACGTATCGGGAGGGGAAGGCTCGCGGCTGGGCTCCGACCTGGATGCCGCATTCGGTTCCCGTCCTGCCCGGCTTCAGGATGCGATTCGGCTCCCGGCCGTCTACATGCCCGATTTCCGATTCGATGAAGAAGCCGTCCACGCGCTGGTCAACGCAATCTACGGGAACGGCATGGCAGGCCAAGTCAGCCCGAAAAACGCACGGGAAATTCCGTTCAAGGTCCACTTCCGCGACAGGGGCGATCGGCTCGGCGGCCCGCCCTTTGTCAGGTATTGCGGTGGATGCCATCGGGCGATATCGCGCGAGGGTGTGGGCATGGGAACCGGCGCCATCGGCCCGAACCTGTCGGGGCTATTCACGAAATATACTCCGGGGAATCCGGATGCGAAAAACCGCTGGACCCCGAAAACGCTAATCCGTTGGGTGGCCAACCCGCGGGGATTCCGTCCCCGCGCGCTGATGCCGCCATTACGCATCGAAGAGAAAGCGCTCCCCGCACTGGTCGAATCGTTGCAGACCCCTCTTCGAGGACCCGGTCAGGCGCGATGA
- a CDS encoding cytochrome b N-terminal domain-containing protein, producing the protein MFLDFIIHLFPRTVRKEDLRLKVTFCLGGMAFTTFLVLAVSGMLLAFHYVPSPAGAYGSIQSIESDVFCGRYIRGLHRLSSHVFLVLLALHALRVALRGAYRPPREWTWLLGCGLMGLAVFGAWSGTLLPMDQLALWATQTGTELVRSLPFSCSLVSFLAPDGVGQPRTLVRFYMLHTLLVPASIAILSGFHFYRIRKSKGVLPWL; encoded by the coding sequence ATGTTTCTTGATTTCATCATCCACCTGTTTCCCCGAACTGTCCGGAAGGAGGACCTTCGGTTGAAGGTCACCTTTTGCCTCGGGGGAATGGCGTTCACCACCTTCCTCGTGCTGGCGGTTTCGGGGATGCTGCTTGCGTTTCATTACGTGCCGTCGCCCGCGGGCGCCTACGGGTCCATCCAGTCGATCGAGTCCGACGTTTTCTGCGGGCGGTACATCCGGGGACTCCATCGGCTGTCATCCCATGTCTTCCTCGTGCTCCTGGCGCTCCACGCGCTTCGGGTGGCTCTTCGGGGCGCATACCGTCCCCCGCGCGAATGGACGTGGCTCCTGGGCTGCGGCCTGATGGGGCTTGCCGTGTTCGGAGCGTGGAGCGGCACGCTGCTTCCGATGGACCAGCTGGCGCTCTGGGCGACCCAGACCGGAACGGAGCTCGTGCGTTCCCTGCCTTTCTCCTGTTCTCTGGTTTCCTTCCTGGCTCCCGACGGGGTGGGGCAACCGCGCACGCTGGTCCGTTTCTACATGCTGCACACGTTGCTTGTTCCCGCCTCGATCGCCATCCTTTCCGGGTTCCACTTCTATCGGATCCGTAAAAGCAAGGGGGTCTTGCCCTGGCTGTGA
- a CDS encoding ubiquinol-cytochrome c reductase iron-sulfur subunit: METVDRSRRRLIGSVAAAASLLFLGKWLSPAKRAADGRKLLTVPKADIPEGGALVYRESRVVVVKERGVVYAMSLVCTHLGCTVSVGPDGIACPCHGSQFDRAGNVLKGPATQALARLPVEDRGDTLVVMTSSRRSEDVS, translated from the coding sequence ATGGAAACGGTTGATCGATCGCGTCGACGGCTCATTGGGTCGGTAGCTGCCGCTGCCTCGCTGCTGTTTCTCGGGAAGTGGCTTTCTCCCGCGAAACGGGCCGCGGATGGGCGGAAGCTGCTGACGGTTCCCAAGGCGGACATTCCCGAGGGCGGGGCGCTGGTCTATCGGGAATCCCGCGTCGTGGTCGTCAAGGAGCGCGGCGTCGTTTATGCGATGAGCCTCGTCTGCACCCATCTGGGCTGCACCGTTTCGGTCGGACCCGACGGGATCGCCTGCCCGTGCCATGGCAGCCAGTTCGATCGGGCCGGCAACGTGTTGAAGGGGCCGGCGACCCAGGCGCTGGCGCGCCTGCCGGTCGAGGACAGGGGCGACACCCTCGTCGTGATGACATCATCCCGTCGGAGCGAAGATGTTTCTTGA
- the extO gene encoding selenite/tellurite reduction operon b-type cytochrome iron-sulfur cluster-binding subunit ExtO, producing MRFAMRFIVLCWLIGSPAASLASPADRCGECHGTVRRSGGHASLTCTRCHGAKGDRRFRGADAARDGCTPAGCHAGYLPVLHGPMATRAPEKAFAARTIGRYDPAFFGKACAGCHVSGCADCHEGGGHAAAKPPVGKCLRCHSGDFIGAEYLGLAPREENARFARGISRDGEYYLKMLPDVHAEAGMACGACHSMQSLAEGRRSSRGCTDCHEASVKIVEHSISSHLSGMTCSACHSAWAAQPYGTFYLRIDGIVDAKSRFDLRHEKGGYMKSVYLHRQDAPPLGIDGQGKVSPILPRFILYYSDVRPGMKDRVENRLLAAEWKTIFPHTVRRGSVTCEGCHDAPDRWMREPAADRIFRLKDDGLSLAAFRDREGQRVINGAFLDEGRIARLKSRNREYKIALVNKWKRLIDRVDGSLGR from the coding sequence GTGCGCTTCGCGATGCGGTTCATCGTCCTCTGCTGGCTGATCGGTAGCCCGGCCGCTTCGCTCGCTTCCCCGGCTGACCGGTGCGGGGAATGCCACGGCACCGTCAGGCGATCGGGAGGACACGCCTCGCTGACCTGCACCCGGTGTCACGGGGCGAAGGGCGACCGCCGATTTCGGGGAGCCGATGCCGCGCGCGATGGTTGCACCCCCGCCGGATGCCACGCGGGATATCTCCCGGTTCTGCACGGGCCGATGGCGACCCGCGCTCCCGAGAAGGCGTTCGCCGCCAGGACGATCGGGCGGTACGACCCGGCCTTCTTCGGAAAGGCCTGTGCAGGGTGTCACGTTTCCGGCTGCGCCGATTGCCACGAAGGGGGTGGACACGCCGCAGCGAAGCCGCCGGTCGGGAAATGCCTTCGCTGCCATTCGGGCGATTTTATCGGGGCCGAGTACCTGGGGTTGGCCCCCCGGGAAGAGAACGCCCGGTTTGCCCGCGGGATATCCCGGGATGGCGAGTATTACCTGAAGATGCTGCCCGACGTCCACGCGGAAGCGGGCATGGCGTGCGGTGCCTGCCATTCCATGCAAAGCCTTGCGGAAGGTCGTCGATCGTCTCGGGGCTGCACGGACTGCCACGAGGCGTCCGTGAAGATCGTCGAGCATTCGATCTCGTCGCACCTGTCCGGGATGACCTGCTCCGCCTGTCATTCGGCCTGGGCGGCTCAACCGTATGGCACTTTTTATCTCCGAATCGACGGGATCGTTGATGCGAAGTCCCGATTCGACCTGCGGCACGAAAAGGGCGGATACATGAAGAGCGTATACCTTCACCGACAGGATGCGCCGCCGCTCGGGATCGATGGGCAGGGGAAGGTGAGCCCGATCCTGCCTCGGTTCATCCTCTATTATTCCGACGTTCGCCCCGGCATGAAGGACCGTGTCGAGAACCGGTTGCTGGCGGCCGAGTGGAAGACGATCTTTCCGCACACCGTCCGGCGTGGCAGCGTGACGTGCGAAGGGTGCCACGACGCACCCGACCGATGGATGCGGGAACCCGCGGCGGATCGCATCTTCCGGTTGAAGGACGACGGCTTGTCGCTTGCCGCATTCCGCGACCGGGAGGGGCAGCGGGTGATCAACGGGGCGTTCCTGGACGAGGGACGGATCGCCCGGCTAAAATCCCGGAATCGCGAATACAAGATCGCGCTGGTGAATAAATGGAAACGGTTGATCGATCGCGTCGACGGCTCATTGGGTCGGTAG
- the extM gene encoding selenite/tellurite reduction operon c-type cytochrome ExtM, whose amino-acid sequence MSQSSFGICPTGPGTQTLFFGANSRRRCSSGKAISGKGRIAALLLLSLVSLSGCRLAGRHPVSTCETCHAGIEPASASHASCVACHGGDDRTRDKNRSHMGMFAPRNPAAPQTWDKSCGRCHPYQLARVISSLMTTNIGMIRNIRATWEGGEDNLYASAGTDLYDAGGRPFLALPVGSLPGLSGELYRKFCALCHVGAEPTRVLGASHASGCAACHFPFNDNATYMGGDPTVHGKRGYSDNHALSALPDNRTCLRCHNRSGRIALSYQGLYDGNAAQVPTRDGEPGPRMMGGGRSLAGIMPDIHFARGMDCIDCHTSRDVMGDGYAYKNLYRQVEVRCEDCHGSATELPRYRDIARENEEPVRESRRYKVPTRPGMRMIVTGKGRSYSNVFVAGQKIVVQGKRSGKLHESRVITGTPAHTVVGHERMSCHACHSRTVVQCYGCHTTYDKTRTSYDFIRRQETEGAFSETEDYRALFPFPLALDEQGRIATVTPGCQTFISAVDESGRETRREYVARYKGKPQLRFAPFFSHNTGDKAVACVRCHADPAFLGFGTGVLSGATFEGTLRCEKRDDKALDAFLSMDGGRVRADAAVTRENSRPLSAAEVKRALAVNLCLVCHDKPSDNVYRRRLDYRALRDAVHRPLLADR is encoded by the coding sequence ATGTCGCAGTCAAGCTTTGGTATCTGCCCTACGGGACCCGGAACTCAGACGCTTTTCTTTGGCGCGAATTCAAGAAGAAGGTGCTCATCGGGGAAGGCCATTAGCGGCAAGGGCAGGATTGCCGCGCTCCTTCTCCTGTCGCTGGTCTCTCTTTCGGGGTGCCGTCTTGCGGGGCGGCACCCCGTTTCCACCTGCGAAACCTGTCACGCAGGTATCGAACCGGCCTCGGCTTCCCACGCTTCATGTGTCGCATGCCACGGCGGCGATGACCGGACGAGGGACAAGAACCGTTCCCACATGGGGATGTTTGCCCCCCGGAATCCCGCAGCGCCTCAAACGTGGGATAAAAGCTGCGGCCGCTGTCATCCGTACCAGTTAGCCCGCGTGATAAGCTCGCTGATGACTACCAACATCGGGATGATCCGGAACATCCGGGCCACATGGGAAGGCGGCGAGGACAACCTTTATGCTTCCGCGGGGACGGACCTGTATGACGCGGGGGGCCGGCCGTTCTTAGCGTTGCCGGTCGGGTCGCTGCCCGGTCTGTCCGGGGAGCTGTACCGGAAATTCTGCGCGCTTTGCCACGTGGGGGCGGAGCCGACGAGGGTCCTCGGTGCGTCCCACGCTTCCGGCTGTGCCGCCTGCCATTTCCCGTTCAACGACAACGCCACCTATATGGGCGGCGACCCGACCGTGCACGGGAAACGGGGATATTCCGACAACCATGCGCTATCGGCGCTCCCCGATAACCGCACATGCCTGCGCTGCCACAACCGGAGCGGTCGGATCGCGCTTTCCTACCAGGGGCTTTACGACGGCAATGCGGCCCAGGTCCCGACCCGGGACGGCGAGCCGGGACCCCGCATGATGGGGGGCGGCCGCAGTCTCGCCGGGATCATGCCGGACATCCATTTCGCCCGGGGCATGGATTGCATCGATTGTCACACCTCCCGCGATGTGATGGGCGACGGCTACGCCTATAAAAACCTCTATCGGCAGGTGGAGGTTCGCTGCGAGGATTGCCACGGCAGCGCGACCGAACTGCCGCGTTACCGCGACATTGCCCGGGAAAACGAAGAGCCGGTTCGCGAATCACGACGCTACAAGGTTCCGACCAGGCCGGGCATGCGGATGATCGTCACCGGGAAAGGGCGCAGCTATTCCAACGTGTTCGTCGCCGGCCAAAAAATCGTGGTGCAGGGGAAACGGAGCGGGAAGCTGCACGAAAGCCGCGTCATAACGGGAACGCCAGCGCACACGGTCGTCGGCCACGAGCGAATGTCGTGCCACGCATGCCACTCGCGCACCGTCGTGCAATGCTACGGCTGCCATACGACTTATGACAAGACCCGGACCTCGTACGATTTCATCCGCCGGCAGGAAACGGAGGGGGCGTTCTCCGAGACCGAGGACTATCGCGCGCTGTTCCCGTTTCCGCTTGCGCTCGACGAGCAGGGGCGGATTGCGACGGTGACGCCCGGCTGCCAGACGTTCATCTCCGCCGTCGACGAGAGCGGGCGTGAAACCCGGCGTGAATACGTGGCCCGCTACAAAGGGAAGCCGCAGCTGCGGTTCGCCCCGTTCTTCTCGCACAACACGGGGGACAAGGCGGTGGCCTGCGTCCGCTGCCACGCCGATCCGGCTTTCCTGGGCTTCGGCACCGGAGTCCTTTCCGGGGCCACGTTCGAGGGCACCCTTCGCTGCGAGAAGCGCGACGACAAGGCGCTCGACGCGTTCCTGTCGATGGACGGGGGGCGGGTTCGGGCGGACGCGGCCGTGACGCGGGAAAATTCCAGGCCGCTTTCGGCGGCGGAGGTCAAACGCGCGCTTGCCGTCAACCTGTGCCTCGTCTGCCACGACAAGCCGTCGGATAACGTCTACCGAAGGAGACTCGATTACCGTGCGCTTCGCGATGCGGTTCATCGTCCTCTGCTGGCTGATCGGTAG
- the extKL gene encoding multiheme c-type cytochrome ExtKL, which yields MKRSRILIVLVPVALLFSAAPAGAGRAGVGWQEGIAVKKARTVSELVSMYDSSSCIECHREIHEGWEKSVHSRSIYGTGRTAATFVTAIKNGLLQWPNSGVKELKDIKVEHLMTCAKCHLPQLADAEDPVAMEIVESLFRWQDAFENDDTEAAKKEEPLIKSLNINCLVCHNRNAIVHKWGEGYPKAGVVYGSKEGAHEDPKYPRMAKSSIMGEAILCGQCHGLGPNLEFDGPSQCATAYGSYLWAYRADGGREQCQDCHMRKSGLGHNMQSYRDPGMAKAAIDFVPEAYGVLWRDGSRYVPKAVVKVSMTNRAGHSIPDGUPTPNRVVLDVTASTKEGKEIYFQSKIYMPVPQKMGRGGKMGRGPYEKSGIIEDTGLPVNRMVQERFDILVPVPDGESAEADREIDVAVKLWYLPYGTRNSDAFLWREFKKKVLIGEGH from the coding sequence ATGAAGCGAAGCCGTATATTGATCGTCCTTGTCCCGGTGGCGTTGTTGTTCTCGGCAGCGCCCGCCGGGGCGGGACGTGCCGGCGTCGGATGGCAGGAAGGGATCGCAGTCAAAAAGGCGCGGACGGTATCGGAGCTCGTGTCCATGTACGACTCGTCCTCCTGCATCGAATGTCACCGAGAAATTCATGAAGGTTGGGAAAAGTCGGTTCACTCCCGGTCGATCTACGGGACGGGGCGGACCGCCGCCACCTTCGTGACCGCAATCAAGAACGGCCTGTTGCAGTGGCCGAATTCCGGGGTCAAGGAGCTCAAGGACATCAAGGTCGAGCACCTGATGACCTGTGCCAAGTGCCATCTCCCGCAACTGGCCGATGCGGAAGACCCGGTCGCCATGGAAATCGTCGAGTCGCTTTTCCGCTGGCAGGATGCGTTCGAGAACGACGATACCGAGGCGGCCAAGAAGGAAGAACCGCTCATCAAATCGCTCAACATCAACTGCCTTGTCTGCCATAACCGGAACGCGATCGTCCACAAATGGGGCGAGGGGTACCCGAAGGCAGGCGTGGTCTACGGCAGCAAAGAAGGCGCGCACGAAGACCCGAAATATCCCCGGATGGCGAAGAGTTCCATCATGGGGGAGGCGATCCTGTGCGGCCAATGCCATGGCCTGGGTCCCAATCTCGAGTTCGACGGTCCTTCGCAGTGCGCAACGGCTTACGGCAGCTACCTCTGGGCATACCGGGCCGATGGGGGCCGGGAGCAGTGTCAGGATTGCCACATGAGAAAGAGCGGGCTGGGTCACAACATGCAGAGCTACCGGGACCCGGGCATGGCGAAGGCGGCAATCGACTTCGTACCTGAGGCGTATGGCGTCCTCTGGCGAGACGGATCGAGGTATGTGCCCAAGGCGGTGGTCAAGGTATCGATGACCAACCGGGCGGGCCACTCGATCCCTGATGGTTGACCCACCCCCAATCGGGTGGTCCTGGATGTGACCGCGAGCACGAAAGAAGGCAAGGAAATTTACTTCCAGTCCAAGATCTACATGCCGGTTCCCCAGAAAATGGGGCGCGGCGGCAAGATGGGGCGAGGCCCCTACGAAAAAAGCGGTATCATTGAAGACACCGGCCTTCCGGTCAACCGGATGGTCCAGGAGCGGTTCGATATCCTCGTTCCGGTCCCCGACGGAGAATCGGCCGAAGCCGACCGGGAGATCGATGTCGCAGTCAAGCTTTGGTATCTGCCCTACGGGACCCGGAACTCAGACGCTTTTCTTTGGCGCGAATTCAAGAAGAAGGTGCTCATCGGGGAAGGCCATTAG
- the extI gene encoding selenite/tellurite reduction operon porin ExtI, with translation MRKSFKAGILFAAALGLAVGFAGESFAGPQMTFGPDDEGALQIDYKGQFQLVGRDAGSGPAKENSTMSMNFRRNRLALMGKYGDMFGLYVQTEFTEDQNINPLNVQDTNSGSNFELIDANFRIKLDERLQFNIGKFKYGFNRETLEACEAPLTLDRSLFLRAPSVATRDKGVGVWGNIAGGMFQYRADVTEGRKATTADATQPASSFRYGVRGHVSLLDPEKDYGYKGTYLGKKKVLTVGGAYQVEPKIAYADIVDKSGAEDYKGWTADLFFEYPIEKVGTVTVSGAYEDIDLGDLYKGANPDPSLLGLAGQKNGYYAKAGYLLPSTPLQFFGRYEKWRFASLNNDSNGAASGNVFDQKVSWYGAGANYYIKNVLNPNNDQALKLTFEWSKAAFDKQNATSKDFNTFTTQLQVVF, from the coding sequence ATGAGGAAGTCTTTCAAGGCAGGTATCCTTTTCGCGGCTGCGCTCGGACTGGCGGTCGGTTTTGCGGGCGAGTCGTTCGCAGGGCCGCAGATGACATTCGGCCCCGACGACGAGGGGGCGCTGCAAATCGATTACAAGGGGCAGTTCCAGCTCGTGGGCCGCGATGCGGGAAGCGGCCCTGCGAAAGAGAACAGCACCATGTCGATGAATTTCCGCAGGAACCGGCTTGCGCTGATGGGCAAGTACGGCGACATGTTCGGACTTTATGTCCAGACGGAGTTCACGGAAGACCAGAATATCAACCCGTTGAACGTCCAGGACACCAATTCCGGAAGCAACTTCGAGCTGATCGATGCGAATTTCCGGATCAAGCTCGATGAACGCCTCCAGTTCAACATCGGCAAGTTCAAGTACGGATTCAACCGCGAAACGCTGGAAGCGTGCGAGGCGCCGTTGACGCTCGACCGTTCCCTGTTTCTCCGCGCGCCGTCGGTCGCCACGCGCGACAAGGGCGTCGGGGTGTGGGGCAACATCGCCGGCGGGATGTTCCAGTATCGGGCCGACGTGACCGAAGGCCGCAAAGCGACCACGGCGGACGCAACCCAGCCGGCATCCTCATTCCGGTACGGGGTGCGCGGGCATGTCAGCCTTCTCGATCCGGAGAAGGATTACGGCTACAAGGGCACCTATCTCGGCAAGAAGAAAGTGTTGACCGTTGGCGGCGCCTATCAGGTCGAGCCGAAGATCGCATACGCCGATATCGTCGACAAAAGCGGAGCGGAAGATTACAAAGGCTGGACGGCCGACCTGTTCTTCGAATACCCCATCGAAAAAGTGGGCACCGTCACGGTTTCGGGCGCCTACGAAGATATCGACTTGGGCGACCTCTACAAGGGCGCGAATCCCGACCCGTCTCTCCTCGGCCTGGCCGGGCAGAAGAACGGTTACTATGCAAAGGCCGGCTATCTGCTGCCGTCGACCCCGCTCCAGTTCTTTGGACGTTACGAAAAGTGGCGTTTTGCAAGCCTGAACAACGATTCGAATGGCGCCGCCTCCGGGAACGTCTTTGACCAGAAGGTCTCCTGGTATGGCGCGGGCGCCAATTATTACATCAAGAACGTCCTGAATCCGAACAACGATCAGGCGCTCAAGCTGACTTTCGAGTGGTCCAAGGCCGCTTTCGACAAGCAGAATGCGACTTCAAAGGATTTCAACACGTTCACGACGCAACTTCAGGTCGTGTTCTAA